The DNA region GGGCCTGCAGCGCGGCGATCCCACCCGGCGACTCCTCCGGCTCGGGTCCGGGCGCGGATTCGGGGGCGGGTCCGGGCGCGGATTCGGGGGCGGGTCCGGGCGCGGATTCGGGGGCGGGTCCGGGCGCGGATTCGGGCGCGGGTTCAGCCTCAGGTGCGGGTTCAGCCTGGGGTGCGGGCTCCGGCTCTGGCTCCGGATCCGGCACCGGTTCGCGGCGCGCCCCGCCCGGCCGGACCGGTCCCTCGTCGCCGAACTCGCGGGCGAGCCGGACGAACTGGGCCGAGTCGCCCTCCTGCTCCGGCAGCAGGCGGATCTTGCTGAGGTCCTGCCGGTCGATCTGGTCGGCGACCACGCAGATCCGGTCCGCGGTGATGGCGTCGTCGAAGGCGATGTGCAGGTAGCGGCCGCCGATCTCGACCGAGTTGGGCCTGCCGAGCGCGGCGGCGGCGAAGGCCGGGGCGGCGGTGGCGGAGCCGGAGAGCGCGGCGCCGTTCCTGAGCAGCCGTTCGATGTTCTCGCCGAGGCGCTGGTTGAACATCCGGAACACGATCCGGATGTTCGGGTTGTGGCCCTGGGCGCTGAGCGCGGCGTGGATGTTGTCCTGGTCGCTGCCCTCGACCAGGGCGAGGCCGCGGGCGGTGTCGATGGACACCGCTCGCAGCGCCTCCTCGGTCAGGTTCGGGTACTCGACCACGGCCGCGACGCCCGCGATCCGTTCGATCTGCGGCACATGGTCGCGGGTGCGATCGGCGACCAGGACGACCACCGGGACTTCGTAGTGCTCGACGAGCTCCAGGACCAGCCGGTGGGCCAGCGCGTTGCCCCCGCAGACGATGTAGTGCTGGCTGATCGGCTCGACCGGAGGGGTCCCCCACCCTTCAGAAGTCATACCGCCGGATGATATCGACGGCAGATGGCCGGAAGATGTCGTTCCGGCAGCCAAGGGGCATCATTCGAACGGGCCTACCCACCGCGCGGTCTGACGGCGGTACGAAGAGGCTGGGGTTCGTTCCCTGCCCCCGACCCCGAGGAGTACGCCGCCGTGGCCCCTCCGATCATCACCCCCGAAGGTTCCCCGGTCCAGGGGCCGCTCGGCCTGCTCGCCAAGGCCGCCTGGCAGGTCCTGCTCGCTGCCGGCGTCGCCTCGCTCGCCCTCGGGATCGTCGTCTTCGCCTGGCCGCGCCAGACCCTGCTGGTGGTGGGCGTGCTGTTCGGCCTCTACCTGCTGGTGATCGGCGTCGTTCAGCTGGTCGCCGCATTCGGTACCCACACCACCACCGCGCTGCGGGTGCTGGCGTTCATCAGCGGCGCGATCAGCGTGCTGCTCGGCCTGCTCTGCTTCCGCAGCGCGGTGCAGTCGCTGCTGCTGCTCGCCCTCTGGATCGGGATCGGCTGGTTGTTCCGCGGCATCACCCAGCTGGCCGCCGCGATCTCCGACCCGCTGATGCCCGCACGCGGCTGGCAGGCCTTCGCGGGCGTGGCCAACACCCTGGCCGGCGTGCTGCTGATCGTCTGGCCGGTCGGCTCGATCGCCGCGCTGACCGTGCTGGCCGGGTGCTGGCTGGTGATCCTGGGCTTGGTCGAGATCGCGACCGCCGTCCAGGTCCGCAGCCAGGCCAAGCGGATCCCGTCCGGAGTCTGACTCACCAGCAACAGCACCAGCGCCACCGCCGGTGCCGTCGCCGTCGGGGGCCGCCACCGACCAGGGCCGTCGTGCTACATCGCCCCCTCCCGGTTACGGCCGGGGCGCGTAGCCGAGCCGGAAGGTGGCGGCCTCCAGCCGTTCCGGGCCGAACCGGACGTCGGTCAGCCGCTCGGCGAGCGCGAACGCCGCCTCGGTGTGCAGCTCGTACCGCTCCCCGTTCAGCGGGAAGCCGCAGGCCGTCAGCAAGTCGGCGGTGCCGGGGGCCTCGGCGTCCGAGCCGAACCGCTGGTCGGCGAAGAGCGGCTCGAACTCCAGCCGGCAGACTCCGTGCTCCCACCAGTTGAAGTGGTCCACCGCGTTGACGTTCCGGAAGTGCGAGACCAACCGGGTGCCCTCGGAGAGCCGGAGTATGACCTCGCGCAGGCTGCCGAGGTAGCCGTACGGCTCGACCGCGAAGGCCCAGCCGTCGAACTCGGTGACGGCGACGAGCAGCCGGTCCTCGTCCAGGTCGAACAGCGCCTCGGCCTCCTCGTCCTCCCCGTCGTCGAAGGTCTCCCACGCGGCGAGCACGGCGTCCAGCCCGGTCACCTCCCGTCCGGTCAGGGCGTCGAAGCGGCGCAGCAGTTCGTCGGCGCCGATCCCCTGGACCTGGGTGAGGCAGTAGGCCTCGCCCAGGACGGGGTAGCGCTGTTCGAACCAGGTGTAGTCGGTGGCGTGTGCGGCGGTCATGCCCAGAATGCTGTCAGATCCCACTGACACCGCCCGCCGCACCCCTCGTCGCTCAGAGCCATATCGGTGCGTCCGTCCCCCAACGCACGGGCGGGCGGGCCCAGTCGGCGGGCGCGCCGTCGTAGCCGAGCGGCGGCAGGGCGTAGCGCAGCCGCCCGTACGCGGAGTCGGCACCGGTGAGCCAGCGCGCCGCGTCGTACGGCTCGGTGCCCGGGTTCGGCGCGTCGGTGGGCTCGGGCTGGATGCCGTGCAGCAGCCAGGAGGCCGTGCCGGCGAGAGAGAAGCGCAGGTGGCGGCCGCCGGGGCGGTGGGTGCGCTGCTCGGTGAGGGCGCGCAGGACGGCGGCGGCGAGCAGGTAGCCGGTGCCGTGGTCGAGCGCCTGGGCGGGCAGCACACCGGGCCGGCCGTCGGGGGACGCCTCGTGGGCGGCGATGCCGACGCCGGCCTGGACCAGGCTGTCGAAGCCGCGGCGCCCGGCCCACGGTCCGGTCCAGCCCCAGGCACAGAGCTGGGCGAGGATCAGGTCGGGGCGTCGCTCGAACAGCGCCTCGGGCGCGAGGCCGTGGGCGTCGAGGGCACCGGGCCGGTAGCCGGAGACGACCACGTCGGCGGTGTCGAGCAGGCCCTCGAAGGTGGCGCGGTCGGCCGGATCGGCGAGGTCCAGGCTGGTGGAGCGCTTGCCGAAGCCGGTGTCGGCGTGGGCGTCGTCGGCCTCGGGCAGCCGGGGCGAGTCGATCCGCAGCACATCGGCGCCGAGCAGGGCGAGGGTACGGGTGGCGACCGGTCCGGAGATCACCCGGCTGACGTCCAGGACCCGGATCCCGGCGGCCGGCCGGTCCACCGGGACCGCCTCGAGCGGACGGACCGGCGCGAAGCCGACCTCCCGGCACTCCACCAGGGGGTGCACGGCCGTACTCACCGGCGCGACCGCCACGGCGAGCGCTCCCGCCTCGTACGCGCGCTCCTGTACCTCCTCGGCCGGCAGCTTGCCGAGCGCCTCGGCGAGCTGCTCGGGCCCGGCGTCGGAGACGAGGCCGAGGGCGGCCAGCAGCCGGTCGCGGTGGTGGGGGTAGTTGGCGTGAGTGCGGATCCAGCCGTCGGCCGTGCGCCAGAAACCGGAGAGCGGCGCGAAGCTGACGGGCTTGCGGCCGTCGATCTCCAGGTGCCGCTCGCTGACGAAGGAGGTGGCGACCGCGCCCTCGTCCACCCGAACGGCGGGGACCGGCCCGCCGCCGCGGTGCGCGGCGAGTTCGGCGGCGGCCAGCGAGCAGGCGGCCACGGTGGCCCGGGCGAGCCGGCGCACCGGCAGGCCGGAGGGCAGACCGCCCTGCGGGCCCTGGAAGCTCACCCGGTCCAGCAGCTCGGCCGGTCCGCCGAGGGCGGCCCAGACGTCGGCGGTGGGACGGTCGACGGACCTGGGCTCGGGCTCGGGCCTGGTCTCGGGGTCGGGCCTGGGCTCGGGGACGGACTCGGACTCGGGGTCAGACTCGGGGTCGGACTCGGGCCTGGGCTCGGACGGTGTCGGACGATCGGTCATGCCGGGCATTGTGCTCCGCATCCGATCCGCTCGCCGTGACGCCCACCACCGGCTGCGCACCGGCCGTCCCCGACCGACCCCCGGGGCACTTCCCGACCGAACTCCCCGCTCCCCGGTCGGCCGGGATTCCCGCAGGTCGGAGCCCGACTGACGAGGGAACAGGCGGACTCCCGCCGGAGCCTTCCGACCGGCGGGTTAGGGTGCGGAGCAGCGGCCACGCGGCCGGCGCACGGGGGCTGAGTGACAAGGGGGACGCATGCCAACGATCCGCCGTCTCGACCTGGGCTACATCGTCCGGCCGGCCTCCGAGGTGGGCGGGCCCGAGCCGCGGGTGGAACCGGTATTCGCGTACCTGGTCCGGGGACCGGAGGGGTTGCTGCTGTTCGACACCGGGATCGGCGCGGGCTCGCCGGAGACCGAGGCGCACTACCGCCCGGTCCGCCGCCCGCTGCCGGGGGCGCTCGCCGCGGCGGGCGTCTCGGTCTCCGACATCGACCTGGTGGTCAACTGCCACCTGCACTTCGACCACTGCGGCGGCAATCCCCTGTTCGCCGGGACGCCGGTCCTCGTCCAGTCCGGTGAGCTGGCCACCGCCCGGCGCGGCGACTACACCATCGACTGGCTGGTCGACTTCCCCGGCGCCGTCCACCGCGAGCTCGACGGCGAGACCGAGATCTGGCCCGGCGTCCGGGTGCTGCCCACCCCCGGACACACCGAGGGCCACCAGTCCCTGCTGGTCGAACGGCTGGGCGACTGCACCGTGCTGCTGGCCGGGCAGGCGTACGACTTCGCCACCGAGTACGGGCAGGCGGTGCTCGCCCGGCAGGCCGCGCGCGAGGGGGTGGCCGAGCCGCTGCCCAGCTACCGGGCCTGGTTGGACCGGGCCGCGGAGTTCGCGCCGCGCCGGGTGCTCTTCGCGCACGATCACGCGGTCTGGGAACCCGCCTGATCGATCCCCCGGGACCGTTGCGGGTCCTCGCCCAGGGCGCGAAGTAGAAGATTCACAATATTCTGAGAATTCAGAAGTTGAAACGCCGCGAGGAGTGGACCCGGTGGGTCGAAGCTGGACGGGACGAGCACCGGCTCGCCGGCCGACCGCGCCTCGGGCAGCCGGGTGAACAGCTCGCGGAACAGCGTCATCTGGGGGCGCAAACCGTGGCCGATGGCGCGGTCGCCGAAGTGGACCGGGGCGGGGTGGCGGCGCAGCTCGGCGAAGGCGGCGGCGCGGGCGGGGGCGGGTGCCAGAACCGCGGGTTCGGTGAGGTCCGGGATGCCGTCGCCGGGGGCAGAGGTCTCCGCCGGGGCGTCCATGGCCACGCCTCCTGCTTCCGAGCTTCTGAGCGGGTTCGCCCAGCACCTACGTTCCATGGCAGGAGATGCACATTCAGTGAGCGAAAGGAGCGGGTGCCAAGCCTTGATCGGTCGATCCGACGGGCCGGGGCATGTTCTCACGAGCCGGAACCGGCCATGACCGGAGGGTGCGGTACGGCCGCGGCACGACTGGTGCGACGATGAGTGCCATCGTGATGACCGACCGGATCCGCCTGCTGCGCGCCGCGGTCTTCGCCGCGCTATGCGTGGCGATGGCCGCCACGGCGCACGTCGCCATGGCCGGGGCCGGGGTCTCGCCTCCGGTACTGCTCGGCGCCTTCGGGGCGGTCCTCGGACTGACCTGGCTGCTGGCCGGGAAGCGGCGCGGACTCGGCGTGATCAGTGTCTGGATGGTCGCGGCGCAGAGCGCGCTGCACCTGCTGTTCGAACAAGCCGGCACGGTCGGCCGTGGAGGCGCCGGTCTCGGCCGGCTCGCCACCACGGACTGGACCTCCCTGCTGCTCTGCAACCCGCACCGGGCCGGCAGCGGGCTCTCACCCGCCGAGCTGGCACGGATGGCGGGCATCGACCCGGACGTCCCGCCAGCCGTCGGCAGCCTGCGGCCGATGGCGGGGATGCACCACGGGGCGGCGGGGTCGGTCAACGGGGCCGCCCTGGACATGGGACTGCCGGGGGCGAAGGCGATGCCGGGGATGCCCGGGATGCCGGGCACGTCCTCGGGGATGACGCACCAGATGTCCGCCGGAATGTCCGGTCAGATGTCCGGTGGGATGTCCGGTGGAATGTCGCACGGCATGTCGCCGGGAATGGCGCTCGCCCACGTCCTGGCGGCGCTCGCCTGTGCGCTGCTGCTCTGGCGCGGTGACGCCGCGCTGGTCCGGGTGTTCGAGCTGCTCACCGCGCTCGGGTCGGTGGTCGCGGGAGTGCTGCTGCTCCCGCTGCTGACGCTGTTCGCGCGCCCCCTCGGGTACCGGCAGCCGGCCGCGCCCCGGCCCGCCGACCGACCGGCCCGGCTGGCCGGGGCGGTGCTGCTCACCCATGCCGTCGTCCGACGCGGGCCGCCGGCCTTCGCCCTCGCCTGCTGACGCGCCCGCCGCGCTCCTCCCCCTCCGGCCGAACCCCGGCCGCCACCGGGACCTCCGCGTCGGGCAGGTCGCCCTGCCGCGCCGCCGCGCCCTGCGCCGCCACGTCCAGTGCCGTCGCAGCGTGCGCCGCCGTGCCGTCAGGGCTCGGGCCCCGCGTCCGCGTCCGCCGCCACCCCCTGCGGGAGGTGCGGTGTGGCGCGCGGCCGGCCCATGGACGCCTGCGGTGCCGCCGTGCGCGGCGCCGCCCCCAGCCTTCCCCTCGGGACCTTCCCATGTCTCACTTCGACGGCACACCGGTTCGCACCGACGTCACCGTCCTACCGTTCCGCGGCCTGCGGCCCCTCCGGCGCGCGACTGACCGGACCACCCAGGGCCAGCCGGGCCGACAGCCCGGCCGACCACTCCGCCGACGGTCCGTCGGCGGCGGCTGCCGACACCTGGGTGCGCAGTCGCTCGGCCCGCTCCAGCCAGTCCCGGCAGCCGGTGCAGCGTGCCAGGTGCTTGTCCAGCCGGGTGCCGGTCAGGCCGCTCGGTTCGCCGTCGAGCCGGGCGGACAGAGCGGTACGAAACTGCGCGCATCTCATAAGACCATCGTCCCGCACGGCCACCAGGCCGGGACCGGACGGGTCGCGGTCGATCCGGTCGCGGCCGGCGCAGTCGCGGCCAGCATGGTCGCGGCCGGGGGGATCGGAGGCCGCCGTGGATGACGACCAGCTCACCGCGCTCGCGCTGAGCGCCCGCTCGGGCCGGGCCGCCGACGTCGAGGCCTTCATCCGGGCGACCCAGCGGGACGTCTGGCGCTTCGTCGCCCACCTGACCGATGTGCAGTCCGCCGACGACCTCGCCCAGGAGACCTTCCTACGGGCGCTGCGCGGCCTCCCCGCCTTCGCCGGACGCTCCTCGGCCCGGACCTGGCTGCTGTCGATCGCCCGACGTACGGTGATCGACCGCTACCGAATGGCCGCCGCCCGGCCGCGCTGCGCGGCGCTGCCGGACTGGCAGGAGGCGGCGGAACGGCAGGGCGGCACCCCGGCGACCGGATTCGAGGACGGGATCGCCCTCGGGGACCTGCTCGAACGGGTGCCCGCGCAGCGGCGGGAGGCCTTCGTACTGACCCAGGTGGTCGGCCTGAGTTATGCCGAGGCGGCCGCGGTCGCCGGATGCCCGGTCGGCACCGTCCGCTCCCGGGTCGCCCGCGCGCGCGAGGAGCTGATAGCGCGACTGCGGGCGGCCGAGGCCGGGGAGCTCGCGGCGGCCTGCTGAGCGGCGGCCCCGGACGGGCGACCCGGGAGCGGACGAACGACGGACAGATGACAGATGACAGCGAACGGATAACAGATTTCGAAATCTGTCATCTGTCATCTGTCATCCGTTCGCTGAAAGTTGTTCGCCGGAAAAATTCCCCCACCTGTTCGGAACCAGAGCCCCCGTGCCCCCCGACTGCTGTGCCGGACACCGCCGCCGAGGCGGCGTCCGGCACAGCAACGGGGCAACGGAGGACCTTCATGCGAGCGCAACACGCGATCATTACCACTAATCTGACGGATAATCAGAAACAACTCGTCGACCCGTGGCGGCTGGTCATGGCCGCCGGGCTGCTCTCGTTCGTCGCGATGCTCGACATGAACGTGGTCAACCTGGCGCTCACCGACATACCTCCGGGCTGCACGTTTCCGCCGAAGCCGCGCAGTGGGCCGTTCTCCGCTACCAACTCCCGCCGGTGGCCCTACTGTTGCCCGCCGGGCGGTGGCTCGACCACGTCGGCACCCGGTCCGCGCTGCTGCTCGCGGTGAGCTGCTTCGCGACCTGCAGCGTGCTGGCCGCCCTCGCCCCGTGGGCGAGTTGGCTGATCGCGTCCCGTCTGCTGCAAGGCTCCTTCGGGGCCGTGCTGTTCGTCCTGATGCCGGTGCTGGCCGCGACCTCCGTCCGGCCCGAGCTGCGCGGGCGGGCGATGAGCGTGCCCGCGACGCTGGGGCCGCTCGGGGCCGTCACCGGTCCGGTGGTCGGCGGCCTGCTGCTGGACCATCTCGGCTGACGGGCGATCTTCCTGGTCAAACTGCCGGTCTGCCTGGCCGCCGTCCTGATCGTGCGCCGCCACGCCCCACGGCGCGGCGCGTTGCGCCTGCCCGACCGGGGTTCGCTCGGCGACGGCGCCCTGATCGGCGCCGCGGTGGCCGCCCTCCCGCTCGGGCTCACCCTGGCGCCGAAGGCCCCGCAGTGGCTGCTGCTCGCACTGCCCGCCACGCCGCTGGTGCTGCTGTGGCTGCGCCGCCCGGGGCGGTCGGCCGGTCGCCATGGTGCTGCGGGCCGCCGGGACTGCCGGGGTGAACGCCTCGGTGCTCGCACTCACCGCCAGCGGAGTTCGACGCCCGCCCGGAGCACTTCCCGTACCAGCTCGCACAGTTGGCGGACTTCATCGACGCCGGCGAGCCGATCGTCTTCACCCTGCCGGGCTTCCCGTGCAAGTCACCGAACCCGGCGAAGGTACTCGGCCACCTGCCCGACGAGGGCGAGCGGCTGTCCCTGACCTTCCTCGACGAGCTGTGCGTCCGGATAGGCCGGATCCACCCGCCCGGGGCACGGATCCTGATCTGCTCGAACGGTCACATCTTCGGCGACCTGATCAACGTCCCCGACGACCACATCGACGAGTACTCCGACGAGTTGACCGCGATGATCGAGCGCGAGGGGCTGCATCACCTCGACACCTTCGACCTGCGGGCGGTGCTCGGTGACCTGCCGTACGACGACAAGCGCGCCCGGGTGCACGAGCGGTACGCGCCCAGCGCCGAGGAGTTGCGTGTCGACGTAGAGGTCGGCGCCGGAGCCGAGCAGCTTCTCCTTGGGGACGGTCTTGTCACCGAGCACCGGCACCTTGGCGCCCTGTTCGGCCAGTGCCGCCGGCAGGGTGCCCTTGCCGGGCGGGAAGCCCGTGCCGATCACCCGGTCGCCCGCGCCGAGTTGGAGCAGCATCTCCAGGCTCACCGCGTTGCTGGTGACGATCCTGGTCGGGGCCTTGGCGATGGTCGTCTCCTTGCCCACGCAGTCGGCGACCGTCACGGGGTAGCCCCCGGCCGGAGCGGCCTGGGCGGTGACGGAGACACTGCCCCCGCTACCGCTTCCGCAGGCCGTGGCGAGCAGAGCGACGGCGGCCGCGATGCCGCAGACGACGCGAGGGCGCATGAGAACTCTCCTGGTCGGTGATCGTGCTGGGGCCCGCGCTGCGGACCCGGACCAGGTAGTCGGACCGGGCCCCGGCGGGTTCCCGGGAATTCCCGGAAAATCCCGGCGACTTCGGCTCCTTCTCGAGCGCCCACACGCACCCGCGCGCGGCGCAGCGCACGTAGGGTGGCCGGATGGCCGACCCCACCGAAGCGCGCGACGACCTCGACCTGCCCGTACCGCTCGGTCCGCACCCGCCGCGCCGGGTGGTCTCGCTGGTGCCCTCGCTGACCGAGGCCGTCGCCGCCACCGCGCCCGGCCTGCTGGTCGGCGCCACCAACTGGTGCAGCCACCCCGCCGACCTGGCCGTGACCCGGATCGGCGGCACCAAGAACCCGGACCTGCCGGGCGTCCTCGCCCTCGCCCCCGACCTGGTGATCGCCAACGACGAGGAGAACCGCCGCCCCGACCTGGACGCGCTGCGGGCGGCCGGGGTGCCGGTCTGGGCCACCGACATCCGCACCCTGGACGACGCCTTCCGATCGCTGGAGCGGCTGCTCACCGTCGCCTGCCGGCTGCCGCGCCCCTACTGGCTGGACCAGGCGGAAGCCGCCTGGCGCGACGTCCGACCGGCGGGTGCCCGACCAGACGTCCCACCGACGTCGGCCCGACAGGACGCCCCACCGACCGCGGCCCGGCAGGACGTCCGGCCGGCGGCCGACGGCCCGCGGGCGATCGTGCCGATCTGGCGTCGCCCGTGGATGGTGCTCGGCCGCGACACCTTCGCCGGGGACCTGCTGCATCGTCTCGGCCTGCGGCTCGTCCACGCCGAACACCCCGAGCGCTACCCGGCCGTGCCGCTGCCCGAACTGCTGGCGAGCCGGCCGGAATTGGTGGTGCTGCCGGACGAGCCGTACCGCTTCACCGCCGAGGACGGGCCGGAGGCGTTCCCCGGCATCCCGGTCGCGCTGGTCAGCGGACGGCACCTGACCTGGTACGGCCCCTCCCTGGTGACCGCGCCGGCCGTCCTCCGGCGAGCGATCGACCACCCGTTCGTACAAGGCGCGAGGACCACATCGTAGGATGACCGCCACTCGCCGGGATCACCGGTTCACCGGCGACAAGTGGGGGGAACCACCGATGAAGTTGAGCACCACCCGGCGGACGACCGTACTGGTGTCCGCCGTCGCCGTCTCGACCGCCGTCCTGGCGGGCTGCGGCACCGAGAGCAGCGACAAGCACCCGAACGCGGCGTCGAGCACCACGCTCACGGCGGCCACCGCCACGGCCGGCGACACGCCCAGCGCCAGCCCGTCCGCGAGCGCCGCCCCGACGCCCACCGACTCGGCGTCCGCCGGTGCCTCGCACAGCCCGAGCGCCGGCCCGAGCAAGTCGGCGAAGGCCACGCCCGGCGCCCAGGCCGGCAACACCAAGAACGGCGGCGGCAACGCGGCCGGCGCACC from Kitasatospora cathayae includes:
- a CDS encoding HdeD family acid-resistance protein, which gives rise to MAPPIITPEGSPVQGPLGLLAKAAWQVLLAAGVASLALGIVVFAWPRQTLLVVGVLFGLYLLVIGVVQLVAAFGTHTTTALRVLAFISGAISVLLGLLCFRSAVQSLLLLALWIGIGWLFRGITQLAAAISDPLMPARGWQAFAGVANTLAGVLLIVWPVGSIAALTVLAGCWLVILGLVEIATAVQVRSQAKRIPSGV
- a CDS encoding helical backbone metal receptor, encoding MADPTEARDDLDLPVPLGPHPPRRVVSLVPSLTEAVAATAPGLLVGATNWCSHPADLAVTRIGGTKNPDLPGVLALAPDLVIANDEENRRPDLDALRAAGVPVWATDIRTLDDAFRSLERLLTVACRLPRPYWLDQAEAAWRDVRPAGARPDVPPTSARQDAPPTAARQDVRPAADGPRAIVPIWRRPWMVLGRDTFAGDLLHRLGLRLVHAEHPERYPAVPLPELLASRPELVVLPDEPYRFTAEDGPEAFPGIPVALVSGRHLTWYGPSLVTAPAVLRRAIDHPFVQGARTTS
- a CDS encoding CoA transferase, yielding MTDRPTPSEPRPESDPESDPESESVPEPRPDPETRPEPEPRSVDRPTADVWAALGGPAELLDRVSFQGPQGGLPSGLPVRRLARATVAACSLAAAELAAHRGGGPVPAVRVDEGAVATSFVSERHLEIDGRKPVSFAPLSGFWRTADGWIRTHANYPHHRDRLLAALGLVSDAGPEQLAEALGKLPAEEVQERAYEAGALAVAVAPVSTAVHPLVECREVGFAPVRPLEAVPVDRPAAGIRVLDVSRVISGPVATRTLALLGADVLRIDSPRLPEADDAHADTGFGKRSTSLDLADPADRATFEGLLDTADVVVSGYRPGALDAHGLAPEALFERRPDLILAQLCAWGWTGPWAGRRGFDSLVQAGVGIAAHEASPDGRPGVLPAQALDHGTGYLLAAAVLRALTEQRTHRPGGRHLRFSLAGTASWLLHGIQPEPTDAPNPGTEPYDAARWLTGADSAYGRLRYALPPLGYDGAPADWARPPVRWGTDAPIWL
- a CDS encoding sigma-70 family RNA polymerase sigma factor — protein: MDDDQLTALALSARSGRAADVEAFIRATQRDVWRFVAHLTDVQSADDLAQETFLRALRGLPAFAGRSSARTWLLSIARRTVIDRYRMAAARPRCAALPDWQEAAERQGGTPATGFEDGIALGDLLERVPAQRREAFVLTQVVGLSYAEAAAVAGCPVGTVRSRVARAREELIARLRAAEAGELAAAC
- a CDS encoding L-tyrosine/L-tryptophan isonitrile synthase family protein; the protein is MADFIDAGEPIVFTLPGFPCKSPNPAKVLGHLPDEGERLSLTFLDELCVRIGRIHPPGARILICSNGHIFGDLINVPDDHIDEYSDELTAMIEREGLHHLDTFDLRAVLGDLPYDDKRARVHERYAPSAEELRVDVEVGAGAEQLLLGDGLVTEHRHLGALFGQCRRQGALAGREARADHPVARAELEQHLQAHRVAGDDPGRGLGDGRLLAHAVGDRHGVAPGRSGLGGDGDTAPATASAGRGEQSDGGRDAADDARAHENSPGR
- a CDS encoding zf-HC2 domain-containing protein, with translation MRCAQFRTALSARLDGEPSGLTGTRLDKHLARCTGCRDWLERAERLRTQVSAAAADGPSAEWSAGLSARLALGGPVSRAPEGPQAAER
- a CDS encoding DUF6461 domain-containing protein, which produces MTAAHATDYTWFEQRYPVLGEAYCLTQVQGIGADELLRRFDALTGREVTGLDAVLAAWETFDDGEDEEAEALFDLDEDRLLVAVTEFDGWAFAVEPYGYLGSLREVILRLSEGTRLVSHFRNVNAVDHFNWWEHGVCRLEFEPLFADQRFGSDAEAPGTADLLTACGFPLNGERYELHTEAAFALAERLTDVRFGPERLEAATFRLGYAPRP
- a CDS encoding MFS transporter → MALLLPAGRWLDHVGTRSALLLAVSCFATCSVLAALAPWASWLIASRLLQGSFGAVLFVLMPVLAATSVRPELRGRAMSVPATLGPLGAVTGPVVGGLLLDHLG
- a CDS encoding N-acyl homoserine lactonase family protein, with product MPTIRRLDLGYIVRPASEVGGPEPRVEPVFAYLVRGPEGLLLFDTGIGAGSPETEAHYRPVRRPLPGALAAAGVSVSDIDLVVNCHLHFDHCGGNPLFAGTPVLVQSGELATARRGDYTIDWLVDFPGAVHRELDGETEIWPGVRVLPTPGHTEGHQSLLVERLGDCTVLLAGQAYDFATEYGQAVLARQAAREGVAEPLPSYRAWLDRAAEFAPRRVLFAHDHAVWEPA